In Cololabis saira isolate AMF1-May2022 chromosome 10, fColSai1.1, whole genome shotgun sequence, a single window of DNA contains:
- the LOC133451919 gene encoding C-C motif chemokine 7-like, producing MASRSITVATALLSLMLGILSPAPVDSSEGCCTSFTRKRVPFPRIMGYKEQTTNEHCNLDAIIFITINDNEVCATKEDKWVRITLKLLSSKLMNMSGSESGAAVKKPSSTEHQKTLERGSFINTTQAYLNNTESLT from the exons ATGGCTTCCAGAAGCATCACCGTGGCAACTGCTCTCCTCTCCCTCATGCTTGGCATACTCAGTCCTGCGCCAGTGGACA GTTCTGAAGGCTGTTGTACATCGTTCACCAGAAAACGGGTGCCCTTCCCACGTATTATGGGGTACAAGGAACAAACCACAAATGAACACTGCAACTTGGACGCAATCAT TTTCATTACCATCAACGACAACGAGGTCTGTGCGACGAAAGAGGACAAGTGGGTGAGGATCACTCTGAAACTACTGAG TTCGAAACTGATGAACATGTCCGGCAGTGAAAGTGGAGCAGCAGTGAAGAAACCGAGCAGCACTGAACATCAGAAAACCTTGGAAAGAGGCTCTTTCATCAATACCACACAGGCCTACCTGAACAACACTGAAAGTCTtacctga